The Bradyrhizobium oligotrophicum S58 genome contains the following window.
TGGTGCGGAAGCGGATCTGCGTGGTGTCGATGGTGATGCCCTGGTCGCGCTCGGTCTGCAGCGCGTCGAGCAGGAACGACCATTCGAACGGCATGCCGCGGCGGGCCGAGACGGCCTGTAGCATCTCGAGCTTGCCGTCGGGCAGGCTGCCGGTCTCATGCAGCAGGCGGCCGACCAGGGTCGACTTGCCATGATCGACATGGCCGACGATGACGATGCTGACCTGCGGACGGGTGGTGCCGTTCGGCGTGGCGGGGGCTGCGGACGAAACTCTCATGTTCATCGCCTTAAGCTCCGCTCACAGATAGCCGGCGACGCGAAGCCGCTCGAACGCGTCCTCGGTCTCGTGGTCGAGGGCGCGGCCGGCGCGCTCCGGCACCTTGGTGCTTTCGAGCTCGGCGAGAATCTCGGGGATATTGGAGGCGTTGGATGCCACGGGGTTGGTGATGTCCTGGTCGCCGAGCGAGCGATAGCGCTTGCCGTTCTTGGACAGATACAGCGGGATGATCGGGATGTTCTCGCGTGCCGTGTAGGCCCAGATGTCGGCCTCGGTCCAATGCAGGATCGGATGGATGCGCAGGTGTGCGCCCTGCGGCGGCGAGGCGTTGAAGTGATCCCAAAACTCCGGCGGCTGGTCGCGGACGTCCCAGTTGCCTTCGGCGCCCCGCGGCGAGAACACGCGCTCCTTGGCGCGCGTCGCCTCCTCGTCGCGGCGGATGCCGGCGATCAGGCCGTCGAAGCCGTACTTGGCGAGCGCCATCTTGAGGCCCTCGGTCTTGCGCGCAGCCGAGCGTGCTGCGGGCGGCAAAGTGGGATCGACGGCATCGATCGGCGGGCACGGCTCGATCTTCAGGTCGAGGCCCCATTCCTTCGCGTAGGTGTCGCGGAAGGCGTACATCTCGGGAAACTTCTTGGCGGTGTCGACATGCATGGCCGGAAACGGCACGCGGCCGAAGAACGCCTTGCGCGCCAGCCAGATCATCACGTTGGAATCTTTTCCGAGCGACCACAGCAGCGCAAGCTTCTTCAGCCGTGCAAAGGCCTCGCGGAGAATGTAAATGCTCTGCGCCTCCAACTGGTCGAGATGGTCCATCGTCGGCGCGGCGCTCAGGACGCGCGGCATGGAAGATGCTTGCTCGAACTCGGTCGAGGGCAACCGATCTCTGGAAACGTCGTTTGTGAGAATGTGCATGCTAACAGCCATCGCCTGCTTGGGAGAAAATTCTATGGCGAAGCCAAGGAATATTTTTCTCTTTGCGTTCTGATGGGGACACTTATATAGAAAATAATTCCAGTCAACCCCGAAGAGTCAAAACCGAAGAACGCAATGCAATATCTGCCGGTGTTTCTCGATCTGAAGACCGGACCCGTGCTGCTGATCGGCGCGGGCGAGCTGGTGCGCGCCAAGCTTCGGGTGTTGCTGTCAGCGGGCGCGCGCATTCGCTGGTTTGCGACCGATGGTGACTTCGATCTCGCAGGTCTGCGCGATGAGCACGGCCAGATCGAGCGCGCCGACGGCGATCCGCTGAGTGCCGATCTCAGCGGTGTCATCGCTGTGTTGTGCGCCGGCGCCGGCGATCTTGGCGTGGCGATGTCGGCGCGGGCGCGATCGGCGGGTCTTCCCGTCAACGTGATGGATGACCTCGCGCATTCCAGCTTCATCTTTCCGGCGATCGTCGATCGTGGCGACGTCGTGGTCGCGATCGGCACCGGCGGCTCGTCGCCTGTCGTGGCGCGGCGCGTGCGCGAGCGCATCGAGGCGCTGCTGCCGGCGCGGATCGGCGAGCTCGCGAGCTTCATCGGCGACTTCCGCAAGACCATCAATCCTGTCATCACCGAGATGCCGCTGCGCCGCCGCTTCTGGGAGCGCATCGTCGACGGCCCGATCGGCGCGCTGGTGCTCGCGGGGCGCAAGCAGGAAGCCGAGGCGGCGCTGCACGGCATCGCCGATCCCACGGCCTATGCGGGCGCGGACCATGCCGGCCGCAGCGAAGGCCATGTGACGCTGGTGGGCGCCGGTCCCGGCGATCCCGATCTGCTGACGATCAAGGCGCTACGCGCGCTGCAGGATGCCGACGTCGTGTACTACGACGAGCTGGTGACATCAGAGATTCTCGACCGCATCCGCCGCGACGCCTCGCGCGTGCCGGTCGGCCGCCGGGTCGGCAAGCCCGGGATCGGCCAGGACGCCGTCAACAAGCTCCTGATCGACGCCGCGCGCGAGGGCAAGCGCGCGGTGCGCCTGAAGGGCGGCGATTGCTTCGTGTTCGGCCGCGGCGGCGAAGAGGTCGATGCGCTGCGCAAGGCCGGCGTGTCCTACACCATCGTCCCCGGCATCACGGCCGGCCTCGGCGCCGCAGCTCAGTTCGAGGTACCGCTGACGTTCCGCAGCAAGGCGCTGCGCATCACCTTCCTCACCGCGCACAAGGAGCGTGACGCCGAGGCGGTCGACTGGTCGGTCCTGACAGATACGAAGATGACCGTCGTCGTCTACATGGGCATGACCGCCGCGCCGGCCGTGCGCACCGGTCTCCTCGCCGCCGGTCGTTCGCCGCAGACGCCGGTCGGCGTGTTCGCCAAGGTGACGCGGGCCGATGCGCAGGCGGCGGTCGGCACGCTCGATCAGTTGCCGGATCTCGTCGGCAGGATCGATGGCGGCCCGGCCATTCTCATCATCGGTGATGTCGTGGCGCATTCGGCGCCATGGCGTCAGCAGAATCTCAGTGGCGTGATTGCAAAACTCCTGGAACCCGTCTGAATGACCTCCCCGCTGCAACAGAAGATCAAGATCACCGGTCCCTCGATCATCACCGCGAACCGGACCTGGGACGGCGCGGTGATCTACCGCACCGGCGCCAACAGCTGGTCGGATGAGTTGCGCGATGCTGCCATCGTGCGCACCGCCGATGAAGCCCGTGCGCTGCTGACGGAAGCCGTGGCCGATGATCTCGGCGCCATTGGTCCCTATATCGCCCCCGTCGAGGTCGCTGCGGACGGCGCGGTCAAGCCCGGCAATATGCGTGAACACATCCGGCTCACGGGCGCCACGATCGCGCTCCCGGCTCAAGCCTGAAGGCCCTGTCATGTACGCTTATGATGAAATCGACCGCACCCTGGTCAACGAGCGCGTCGCCGAATTCCGCGACCAGGTGAAGCGGCGGCTGTCGGGCGAATTGTCCGAGGACGAGTTCAAGATGCTGCGGCTGCAGAACGGCGTCTATCTGCAGCTGCACGCCTACATGTACCGCATCGCCATTCCCTACGGCACGCTGTCCTCCGAGCAGCTGCGCCGGCTCGCGCATGTCGCGCGCCGCTACGATCGCGGCTACGGTCACTTCACGACCCGGCAGAACATCCAGTTCAACTGGATCAAGCTCGCCGAGTTGCCGGATGCGATGGCTGACCTGGCCGAGGTCGGCATCCAGTCGATGCAGACCTCCGGCAACAATATGCGCAACGTCA
Protein-coding sequences here:
- a CDS encoding DUF2849 domain-containing protein translates to MTSPLQQKIKITGPSIITANRTWDGAVIYRTGANSWSDELRDAAIVRTADEARALLTEAVADDLGAIGPYIAPVEVAADGAVKPGNMREHIRLTGATIALPAQA
- the cysD gene encoding sulfate adenylyltransferase subunit CysD; the encoded protein is MDHLDQLEAQSIYILREAFARLKKLALLWSLGKDSNVMIWLARKAFFGRVPFPAMHVDTAKKFPEMYAFRDTYAKEWGLDLKIEPCPPIDAVDPTLPPAARSAARKTEGLKMALAKYGFDGLIAGIRRDEEATRAKERVFSPRGAEGNWDVRDQPPEFWDHFNASPPQGAHLRIHPILHWTEADIWAYTARENIPIIPLYLSKNGKRYRSLGDQDITNPVASNASNIPEILAELESTKVPERAGRALDHETEDAFERLRVAGYL
- the cysG gene encoding siroheme synthase CysG, with protein sequence MQYLPVFLDLKTGPVLLIGAGELVRAKLRVLLSAGARIRWFATDGDFDLAGLRDEHGQIERADGDPLSADLSGVIAVLCAGAGDLGVAMSARARSAGLPVNVMDDLAHSSFIFPAIVDRGDVVVAIGTGGSSPVVARRVRERIEALLPARIGELASFIGDFRKTINPVITEMPLRRRFWERIVDGPIGALVLAGRKQEAEAALHGIADPTAYAGADHAGRSEGHVTLVGAGPGDPDLLTIKALRALQDADVVYYDELVTSEILDRIRRDASRVPVGRRVGKPGIGQDAVNKLLIDAAREGKRAVRLKGGDCFVFGRGGEEVDALRKAGVSYTIVPGITAGLGAAAQFEVPLTFRSKALRITFLTAHKERDAEAVDWSVLTDTKMTVVVYMGMTAAPAVRTGLLAAGRSPQTPVGVFAKVTRADAQAAVGTLDQLPDLVGRIDGGPAILIIGDVVAHSAPWRQQNLSGVIAKLLEPV